In a genomic window of Epinephelus fuscoguttatus linkage group LG23, E.fuscoguttatus.final_Chr_v1:
- the LOC125883666 gene encoding low affinity immunoglobulin gamma Fc region receptor III-like isoform X2 — translation MGGVFLRVVPNKLQFFEYDSLSFECEGSENMMEWRVMRRMMGVDTICASEWNQSWGPCYIQHAYKADSGEYWCEAADGERSSSVSIIVAAGSVILESPALPVPEGDAVTLSCKNETTSGRIADFYKDGALILTGYAGNVTIRSVSKSDEGLYKCDITGVGQSAESLLTVTVSPSPDDDTHPARRASPSVILLWTIVAIFLVTLPLLVVALSLCANCRGLSYSSPKTPTPRSRSGETDTVSEVININHLQMTMCSPNTAPWRTTCSPNTELITFTEEAAASSFTETADIHPPSADTDQCTTDENSFYYTID, via the exons atgg GTGGAGTGTTCCTCCGCGTTGTTCCAAACAAGCTGCAGTTCTTTGAGTACGACTCTCTCTCCTTTGAATGTGAGGGATCTGAAAACATGATGGAGTGGAGAGtgatgaggaggatgatgggCGTCGACACAATATGTGCGTCTGAGTGGAATCAGTCATGGGGACCCTGTTATATTCAACATGCCTATAAAGCAGACAGTGGAGAGTACTGGTGTGAGGCTGCAGACGGAGAGAGGAGCAGCTCCGTCAGCATCATCGTCGCTG CCGGCTCAGTGATCCTGGAGAGTCCTGCGCTCCCTGTGCCGGAGGGAGACGCTGTGACTCTGAGCTGTAAGAACGAGACGACCTCTGGCCGTATAGCTGACTTCTATAAAGATGGCGCCTTGATACTGACGGGCTACGCAGGAAACGTGACCATCCGCAGTGTTTCTAAGTCTGATGAAGGACTCTACAAGTGTGACATCACCGGTGTTGGACAATCAGCAGAGAGCCTGCTGACTGTCACAG TCTCCCCATCACCTGATGACGACACACATCCTGCCCGCCGTGCGTCCCCCAGTGTCATCCTGCTGTGGACCATCGTGGCCATTTTCCTGGTGACGCTGCCTCTGCTGGTGGTGGCGCTCTCTCTGTGTGCAAACTGCAGAG GGTTGTCCTACTCTTCCCCAAAGACGCCGACGCCAAGGTCACGCTCAGGTGAAACAGACACAG tgtcCGAAGTGATCAATATAAATCATCTACAGATGACGATGTGTTCTCCAAACACAGCACCATGGAGGACCACATGTTCTCCAAACACAGAACTCATCACCTTCACAG AAGAAGCTGCAGCATCCAGCTTCACAGAGACTGCAGACATCCACCCTCCCTCAGCTGATACAGACCAGTGCACGACTGATGAAAACAGCTTCTACTACACCATCGACTAG
- the LOC125883666 gene encoding low affinity immunoglobulin gamma Fc region receptor III-like isoform X1, which produces MEVTALCVTLLMSTLMLLHCYCADTAGGVFLRVVPNKLQFFEYDSLSFECEGSENMMEWRVMRRMMGVDTICASEWNQSWGPCYIQHAYKADSGEYWCEAADGERSSSVSIIVAAGSVILESPALPVPEGDAVTLSCKNETTSGRIADFYKDGALILTGYAGNVTIRSVSKSDEGLYKCDITGVGQSAESLLTVTVSPSPDDDTHPARRASPSVILLWTIVAIFLVTLPLLVVALSLCANCRGLSYSSPKTPTPRSRSGETDTVSEVININHLQMTMCSPNTAPWRTTCSPNTELITFTEEAAASSFTETADIHPPSADTDQCTTDENSFYYTID; this is translated from the exons ATGGAGGTCACCGCTCTCTGCGTCACTCTGT TAATGAGCACGTTGATGCTTCTGCACTGTTACTGTGCTGACACAGCTG GTGGAGTGTTCCTCCGCGTTGTTCCAAACAAGCTGCAGTTCTTTGAGTACGACTCTCTCTCCTTTGAATGTGAGGGATCTGAAAACATGATGGAGTGGAGAGtgatgaggaggatgatgggCGTCGACACAATATGTGCGTCTGAGTGGAATCAGTCATGGGGACCCTGTTATATTCAACATGCCTATAAAGCAGACAGTGGAGAGTACTGGTGTGAGGCTGCAGACGGAGAGAGGAGCAGCTCCGTCAGCATCATCGTCGCTG CCGGCTCAGTGATCCTGGAGAGTCCTGCGCTCCCTGTGCCGGAGGGAGACGCTGTGACTCTGAGCTGTAAGAACGAGACGACCTCTGGCCGTATAGCTGACTTCTATAAAGATGGCGCCTTGATACTGACGGGCTACGCAGGAAACGTGACCATCCGCAGTGTTTCTAAGTCTGATGAAGGACTCTACAAGTGTGACATCACCGGTGTTGGACAATCAGCAGAGAGCCTGCTGACTGTCACAG TCTCCCCATCACCTGATGACGACACACATCCTGCCCGCCGTGCGTCCCCCAGTGTCATCCTGCTGTGGACCATCGTGGCCATTTTCCTGGTGACGCTGCCTCTGCTGGTGGTGGCGCTCTCTCTGTGTGCAAACTGCAGAG GGTTGTCCTACTCTTCCCCAAAGACGCCGACGCCAAGGTCACGCTCAGGTGAAACAGACACAG tgtcCGAAGTGATCAATATAAATCATCTACAGATGACGATGTGTTCTCCAAACACAGCACCATGGAGGACCACATGTTCTCCAAACACAGAACTCATCACCTTCACAG AAGAAGCTGCAGCATCCAGCTTCACAGAGACTGCAGACATCCACCCTCCCTCAGCTGATACAGACCAGTGCACGACTGATGAAAACAGCTTCTACTACACCATCGACTAG